The Myxococcales bacterium genome contains a region encoding:
- a CDS encoding cytochrome c: MPRTQPRPLARTAAAALAPLALVALAAGLAGCRGQTSKESPIVGIRNMYDQPRYDVQEESPYFDDKRTMRPIPEGTVPRERDPDRTVTTGRTDDNMGYLLTVPKSVVEAHGGMEQTLLRGQERYGIFCTPCHDATGSGQGMVKKRAVAGGAGAFAPPTFHQDRIRHMPDGQLYATVANGKNNMPAYPQIQVNDRWAIVAYVRALQLSQAKVPQEPTL, from the coding sequence ATGCCTCGCACTCAGCCTCGCCCGCTCGCTCGAACCGCGGCCGCCGCGCTCGCCCCGCTCGCCCTGGTCGCCCTCGCCGCCGGCCTCGCCGGCTGCCGCGGCCAGACCAGCAAGGAGTCGCCCATCGTAGGTATCCGCAACATGTACGACCAGCCCCGGTACGACGTGCAGGAGGAGAGCCCCTACTTCGACGACAAGCGTACGATGCGCCCCATCCCCGAGGGCACCGTGCCGCGTGAGCGCGACCCCGATCGCACCGTCACCACCGGCCGCACCGACGACAACATGGGCTATCTGCTCACGGTGCCGAAGTCGGTCGTCGAGGCCCACGGCGGCATGGAGCAGACGCTCCTCCGTGGACAGGAGCGCTACGGCATCTTCTGCACCCCATGCCACGATGCCACCGGCAGCGGGCAGGGCATGGTGAAGAAGCGCGCCGTCGCGGGCGGCGCGGGCGCCTTCGCGCCCCCCACGTTCCACCAAGACCGCATTCGCCACATGCCCGACGGTCAGCTCTACGCGACCGTGGCCAATGGCAAGAACAACATGCCGGCCTACCCGCAGATTCAGGTCAACGACCGCTGGGCGATCGTCGCGTACGTGCGCGCGCTCCAGCTCAGCCAGGCGAAAGTGCCGCAGGAGCCGACGCTGTGA
- the nrfD gene encoding polysulfide reductase NrfD — protein sequence MSSPHLPIKEIGEVSLVGEGTTIKSISETVCRVTENPAPRGWWIGFLLAFNFTGIMGLAIGYLFWTGIGVWGNNAPVFWAWDITNFVWWIGIGHAGTLISAVLFLFRQKWRTSINRFAEAMTIFAVLCALVFPGIHVGRIWYAYYMLPIPNEMQMWPNFKSPLIWDVFAVSTYATVSALFWYVGLIPDLATLRDRARTAIRRRVYGALALGWRGANRHWQNYERAYLILAAISTPLVFSVHSVVSFDFATSLMPGWHTTIFPPYFVAGAVFSGFAMVMTLMLITRAVYGLRSIVTMKHLELMNKIMLTTGSLVGYAYAMEFFIAWYSGNEYERYIFFVNRATGPFSWAYWIMVSCNVLSPQVFWSKKMRTSIPVMFVVSILINIGMWFERFVIIVTSLHRDFLPSSWGYFRPTLVDIFIYLGTLGLFFTLFLLFIRWVPMIAIAEVKATLPEADAHYDPNAPGDTGGEHDDEHGHGGEPVAAEAE from the coding sequence ATGAGCAGCCCGCATCTTCCCATCAAAGAAATCGGTGAAGTCTCGCTCGTCGGCGAGGGCACCACGATCAAGTCGATCAGCGAGACGGTCTGTCGGGTCACCGAGAACCCCGCGCCGCGCGGCTGGTGGATTGGCTTCCTCCTCGCCTTCAACTTCACCGGCATCATGGGGTTGGCCATTGGCTACCTCTTCTGGACCGGCATCGGCGTCTGGGGCAACAACGCCCCGGTCTTCTGGGCCTGGGACATCACGAACTTCGTCTGGTGGATCGGTATCGGTCACGCCGGCACGCTCATCAGCGCGGTGCTCTTCCTGTTCCGCCAGAAGTGGCGAACGAGCATCAACCGCTTCGCGGAGGCGATGACCATCTTCGCCGTGCTCTGCGCGCTCGTGTTCCCCGGCATTCACGTCGGGCGAATTTGGTACGCGTACTACATGCTGCCAATCCCGAACGAGATGCAGATGTGGCCGAACTTCAAGAGCCCGCTCATCTGGGACGTCTTTGCGGTCTCCACGTACGCCACGGTCTCCGCGCTGTTCTGGTACGTCGGCCTCATCCCCGACCTCGCGACCCTCCGCGACCGCGCGCGCACCGCGATCCGCCGCCGCGTCTACGGCGCGCTCGCCCTCGGCTGGCGCGGCGCGAACCGCCACTGGCAGAACTACGAGCGCGCGTACCTCATTCTGGCGGCCATCTCGACCCCGCTGGTCTTCTCGGTGCACTCGGTCGTTTCGTTCGACTTCGCCACGTCGCTCATGCCGGGCTGGCACACCACGATCTTCCCGCCCTATTTCGTCGCCGGCGCTGTCTTCTCGGGCTTCGCGATGGTCATGACGCTCATGCTCATCACCCGCGCGGTGTACGGCCTGCGCAGCATCGTGACGATGAAGCACCTCGAGCTGATGAACAAGATCATGCTCACGACGGGCAGCCTCGTCGGCTACGCCTACGCGATGGAGTTCTTCATCGCCTGGTACTCGGGCAACGAGTACGAGCGCTACATCTTCTTCGTCAACCGCGCCACGGGCCCCTTCTCTTGGGCCTATTGGATCATGGTCTCCTGCAACGTGCTCTCCCCGCAGGTGTTCTGGTCGAAGAAGATGCGCACCAGCATCCCGGTGATGTTCGTGGTGTCGATCCTCATCAACATCGGCATGTGGTTCGAGCGCTTCGTCATCATCGTGACGTCGCTCCACCGCGACTTCCTCCCGTCCTCGTGGGGATACTTCCGGCCCACCCTGGTCGACATCTTCATCTACCTGGGCACGCTGGGGCTCTTCTTCACGCTGTTCCTCCTCTTCATCCGCTGGGTGCCCATGATCGCGATCGCCGAGGTCAAGGCCACGCTCCCCGAGGCGGACGCCCACTATGACCCCAACGCGCCTGGCGATACCGGCGGCGAGCACGACGACGAGCACGGCCACGGCGGCGAGCCGGTCGCCGCGGAGGCTGAGTGA
- a CDS encoding DUF3341 domain-containing protein encodes MSDKDKKPALILAEFGTAYAVLHAAERVRDAGYKTWDTHTPFPVHGMDKAMGLEQSKLGPIVFGAAMTGTTVAFFMMWWMNGVDYPLVIGGKPGYSLPSQIPIMFELTVLFSAFASVFGMFGLNKLPRHHHPIFNSERFSSCSDDKFFIGIEAEDPKFDLEKTQKLLEQCHADHVELVYDDNEGGLPSEEEAHG; translated from the coding sequence ATGTCGGACAAAGACAAGAAGCCCGCCCTGATCCTCGCCGAGTTCGGCACGGCCTACGCCGTGCTGCACGCCGCCGAGCGGGTGCGCGACGCAGGCTACAAGACCTGGGACACCCACACGCCGTTCCCCGTGCACGGCATGGACAAGGCGATGGGCCTCGAGCAGAGCAAGCTCGGCCCCATCGTGTTCGGCGCCGCCATGACGGGCACGACGGTCGCCTTCTTCATGATGTGGTGGATGAACGGCGTCGACTACCCGCTCGTCATCGGCGGGAAGCCGGGGTACTCGCTCCCCTCGCAGATCCCCATCATGTTCGAGCTCACGGTCTTGTTCTCGGCGTTCGCGTCGGTGTTCGGGATGTTCGGGCTCAACAAGCTCCCGCGGCACCACCACCCGATCTTCAACTCGGAGCGCTTCTCCTCCTGCAGTGACGACAAGTTCTTCATCGGCATCGAGGCAGAGGACCCCAAGTTCGATCTCGAGAAGACCCAGAAGTTGCTCGAGCAGTGCCACGCCGACCACGTCGAGCTCGTGTATGACGACAACGAGGGCGGCCTGCCCTCCGAGGAGGAGGCGCACGGATGA